A single genomic interval of Halomonas sp. GT harbors:
- a CDS encoding pilus assembly PilX family protein: protein MEGPGVSQQRGMALVLSLIFLAIITILSLSSMQGAITQDRMAANQRDYTVAFQAAEAALRNAENQLQNDIVFSNGWRTHQMNIDELSRNPRYRVQPMTPLGSRPNNAGVELVEMLYRIEAQGFGLGEDTSVTLEALYVRQQQVEAP, encoded by the coding sequence CCTGGCGTTTCTCAGCAACGTGGCATGGCGCTTGTTCTAAGCCTTATTTTTCTCGCCATCATCACGATTCTCAGCCTCTCCTCTATGCAAGGGGCGATTACACAAGACCGCATGGCAGCCAACCAGCGAGACTACACTGTCGCTTTTCAAGCGGCGGAAGCCGCCCTGCGTAACGCTGAAAATCAGCTTCAGAACGATATAGTTTTTAGTAATGGCTGGCGTACTCATCAAATGAATATTGATGAATTGTCTCGAAACCCGCGCTATCGCGTGCAGCCAATGACACCGTTGGGCTCACGCCCCAACAACGCAGGCGTAGAACTGGTTGAAATGCTCTATCGCATTGAAGCGCAGGGCTTTGGTCTAGGAGAAGATACCAGCGTTACGCTGGAAGCTCTCTATGTTCGCCAGCAGCAAGTGGAAGCGCCATGA